GGGGTTCTTTTCAAACGCCGTTACCCTCAGCCCCGCAAACCGCCGCCGCGCCTCCACCGAAACCGAGCCCGTGCAGAAACCGATGTCCCAAAACCGCCCGGCCCCGCCGAGGCAAAGCCGTTTGAACGCCGCTTCCCGCGCCTCCGGTTTGGTTATCATGCCCGGCCTGCCGGGAAGCGTCTCAAACGCCGCGCCCTCCCGCGCCGCGCCCGCCGTCTTTTCCATAACAACGGCGCACGGCTGCAAAAAACTTTCCGCCGCCGCCCGCTCCGCATTCATCCGCCGCACCCTTTCCCCAGCCTCGCCGAGCCGCTCTCCGGTAACAAACCGGTAGTTTCCGAATCCGTATTCAACCATCCGCCCTGCCGCCGCCGAAGGGGATTTTACCGAATCGGTCAAAAGCCCTATGGTTTGCCCGCCCTCTATGAGGGCGCGGTCAAGTTCGTGCCAGTCTCTGCCGTGGACGGACGCCGCCGAGACCGCGCGAAAATCAATCCCCGCCCGCCCGCAGAGAGCCTCAATGCTGCTCGGAGCTCTGAAAACCTCCATGCGGCTTTCAGGGCGCAAACGTTTGACGGTTTGCCCTATGCCGTAAAAAAGCGGGTCTCCCGAAGCGAATATGACAACCGGGCTCTTCCCCTCTCCGATGCGCCGGTCATAGGCGGCAAACACTTTTTCCATGTCCGCGCCTATGTCTATCCACTCGCCGCCGGACGGAAGCAGTTTGCGAACCTTTTCATAGTGCCTTTTTCCGCCGGAAAAAACCGTGCTTTCCCGCATGAGCAGGGCGGCCCTTTCGCACAGCGCAACGCCGCCGCTTTCGCACGCAATCCCTATCACCGCGTAGTGCGGTTTTGCCGGGTCTGAACCGTTCATACACCGCATTATAAGCCCCGC
This region of Candidatus Dadabacteria bacterium genomic DNA includes:
- the cbiE gene encoding precorrin-6y C5,15-methyltransferase (decarboxylating) subunit CbiE — encoded protein: MRCMNGSDPAKPHYAVIGIACESGGVALCERAALLMRESTVFSGGKRHYEKVRKLLPSGGEWIDIGADMEKVFAAYDRRIGEGKSPVVIFASGDPLFYGIGQTVKRLRPESRMEVFRAPSSIEALCGRAGIDFRAVSAASVHGRDWHELDRALIEGGQTIGLLTDSVKSPSAAAGRMVEYGFGNYRFVTGERLGEAGERVRRMNAERAAAESFLQPCAVVMEKTAGAAREGAAFETLPGRPGMITKPEAREAAFKRLCLGGAGRFWDIGFCTGSVSVEARRRFAGLRVTAFEKNPRCEALIEKNSRLFSAPGIEVVMSDFFEAEPRRRPAPDAVFIGGHGGRLAEMMEILRDIVRPGGRVVINSVTEESKAVFRESAKDGGFEEPPALTAENVTVLCAVKT